From a region of the Fischerella sp. JS2 genome:
- the menH gene encoding 2-succinyl-6-hydroxy-2,4-cyclohexadiene-1-carboxylate synthase translates to MTIANYQLFYAFDGDRNQPVILFLHGFMGNSHEFDEAIQLLKHDFYCLKVDLPGHGNTKVLGSEDCYTMAYTAQGLIELLDNLKINQCFLVGYSMGGRLALYLTLYFPQRFPKVILESASPGLATGVERQERIQRDQQIARKLERSIEKNDFIAFLINWYNQLIFGNIKNHPQFQNLIEIRTQNNPIELAKSLRFMGTGCQPSLWEKLKDNQNDLLLLAGENDEKFIDINKQMAKLCQYCQLKILNYAGHNIHFENPNVFVENIKLFLLDA, encoded by the coding sequence ATGACAATTGCAAATTATCAATTATTTTATGCTTTCGATGGCGATCGCAATCAACCTGTTATCCTTTTTTTACATGGATTTATGGGTAATAGCCATGAATTTGATGAAGCGATACAATTGCTAAAACATGATTTTTATTGCTTGAAAGTAGACTTACCAGGGCATGGAAATACAAAAGTTTTGGGAAGTGAAGATTGCTATACAATGGCATATACTGCCCAAGGTTTAATAGAGTTATTAGATAATTTAAAAATTAATCAATGCTTTTTAGTGGGTTATTCTATGGGAGGGAGATTAGCATTATATCTCACTTTATACTTTCCCCAAAGATTCCCAAAAGTTATTCTAGAATCTGCTTCTCCTGGCTTAGCAACAGGTGTAGAACGTCAAGAAAGAATTCAGCGAGATCAACAAATTGCCAGAAAACTAGAAAGAAGCATTGAAAAAAATGATTTTATTGCTTTTTTAATAAATTGGTATAATCAGCTGATTTTTGGCAATATCAAAAATCATCCACAGTTTCAGAATTTGATAGAAATTAGAACACAAAACAACCCTATAGAGTTAGCTAAATCTCTGCGATTCATGGGTACTGGCTGCCAACCTTCTCTGTGGGAAAAACTTAAAGATAATCAAAATGATTTACTTTTATTAGCTGGTGAAAATGACGAAAAATTTATAGATATAAATAAACAGATGGCTAAATTATGTCAATATTGCCAGCTAAAAATACTTAATTATGCTGGGCATAATATTCATTTTGAAAATCCAAATGTATTTGTAGAAAATATCAAGTTGTTTCTATTAGATGCTTAA
- a CDS encoding glycoside hydrolase family 24 protein: protein MTNDQFLRSRTLKGLELKGVEKFIGPLAALLVFVYLFQWYIIDNLRSRPDPVFNTRQPPLVMKGGDPYIRALMRTISASEASGNRPYSLLYGGEHVSDLSRHPEKCVTIIVGPNKGNCSTAAGRYQIINTTWFKIASKYHPKPMRLMFWVNYSFEPEYQDTVVHSWLSDSQVWGVNISQLLRQGKLDEVLRRLSPTWTSLGYGIETNSVSPLLPKIYQKMLQEELKTVRKG from the coding sequence ATGACCAATGACCAATTTTTAAGGAGTCGAACTCTGAAAGGCTTGGAACTTAAAGGCGTTGAAAAATTCATCGGCCCACTGGCTGCTTTGTTAGTATTTGTGTATTTATTCCAGTGGTATATTATCGATAATTTGCGATCGCGTCCTGATCCAGTATTCAATACTAGACAACCGCCCTTAGTGATGAAAGGTGGTGATCCCTATATCCGCGCCTTGATGCGAACGATTTCAGCCAGTGAGGCTAGCGGTAATCGTCCTTACTCGCTTTTGTATGGTGGAGAACACGTCAGTGACCTCAGTCGTCATCCAGAAAAGTGTGTCACAATTATCGTTGGCCCCAATAAGGGTAACTGTTCAACAGCAGCCGGCAGATACCAAATAATCAACACAACTTGGTTTAAAATTGCATCCAAATATCATCCAAAACCCATGCGACTTATGTTTTGGGTGAATTATAGTTTTGAACCAGAATATCAAGACACAGTGGTGCATAGTTGGTTGAGTGATTCTCAAGTTTGGGGAGTCAATATTTCCCAACTACTACGTCAGGGTAAATTAGATGAAGTTTTGCGGCGACTATCTCCCACATGGACAAGTTTAGGATATGGTATTGAAACTAATTCTGTAAGTCCCCTTTTACCCAAGATTTATCAAAAGATGTTACAAGAAGAGTTAAAGACGGTGAGGAAAGGGTGA
- a CDS encoding NAD(P)H-binding protein, which translates to MKAFVAGATGETGRRIVQELTVRNIPVRALVRDIEKARSILPNQVELVQGDVLDRQNLAAALGDSTVVLCATGAKPSFDPTGPYKVDYEGTKNLVDAAKAKGIEHFVIVSSLATSQFFHPLNLFWLILVWKKQAEEYLQKSGLTYTIVRPGGLKNEDNTDSIVMQNADTLFEGSIPRQKVAQVCVEALFEPAARNKIVEIVAKPEAAAKSFSELFASVV; encoded by the coding sequence ATGAAAGCTTTTGTAGCAGGAGCAACAGGAGAAACAGGTCGTCGCATCGTACAAGAACTGACGGTGCGAAATATTCCCGTTCGCGCCTTGGTGCGTGATATCGAAAAAGCTAGGAGTATTTTGCCTAATCAAGTTGAATTAGTACAGGGTGATGTGTTAGATCGACAAAATCTAGCTGCTGCTTTGGGAGATAGTACAGTCGTTTTGTGTGCAACAGGAGCAAAACCCAGCTTTGATCCTACAGGTCCTTATAAAGTAGATTATGAAGGGACTAAAAATTTAGTCGATGCTGCTAAAGCTAAGGGGATAGAGCATTTTGTCATTGTTTCTTCTTTAGCTACTTCCCAATTTTTCCATCCCCTCAATTTATTTTGGCTAATTTTAGTCTGGAAAAAACAAGCTGAAGAATATCTGCAAAAAAGTGGTCTGACTTATACAATTGTCAGACCAGGTGGTCTGAAAAATGAAGATAACACTGATTCTATAGTCATGCAAAATGCGGATACCTTGTTTGAAGGTAGCATTCCACGACAAAAAGTTGCTCAAGTTTGTGTAGAAGCCCTGTTTGAGCCCGCAGCTAGGAATAAAATTGTAGAGATCGTAGCCAAACCAGAAGCTGCGGCGAAAAGCTTTAGCGAGTTATTTGCAAGTGTTGTCTGA